One Halioglobus japonicus DNA segment encodes these proteins:
- a CDS encoding DUF2288 domain-containing protein — MADNPQTPADDALSEDRETLLRREYHGQTARIQWHELQTYYARGAVVRVSSELDLVEVAVQLGLDNTEQFQQWITSGAVAAVKESEALAWYEANQELWAVVAAPWVLVQQREQ; from the coding sequence ATGGCTGATAACCCCCAGACGCCTGCGGACGATGCCCTGTCGGAAGACCGCGAGACCTTGCTGCGCCGTGAATACCACGGCCAGACCGCCCGCATCCAATGGCATGAATTGCAGACCTACTATGCCCGCGGCGCTGTCGTTCGGGTGAGCAGCGAACTCGATCTCGTGGAGGTGGCCGTGCAGTTGGGCCTGGATAACACCGAGCAGTTCCAGCAGTGGATTACCAGTGGCGCAGTGGCCGCGGTGAAGGAATCGGAGGCGCTGGCCTGGTACGAGGCCAATCAGGAACTGTGGGCGGTGGTAGCTGCACCCTGGGTGCTAGTGCAACAGCGCGAGCAATAG
- a CDS encoding MBL fold metallo-hydrolase encodes MSIQCTIVPVTPYQQNCSIIKCQSTNKAAIVDPGGDVERILEAVEKMGATVEKIILTHAHMDHCAAGDVLRQQLGVKIEGPHVEDNFWLEKLPEWCKMAGFPHADAFEPDRWLDDGDTVTVGEQTLQVFHCPGHTPGHVVFLYRPQQVAWVGDVLFQGSIGRTDFPRGNHEELVSSIRDKLFPLGDDITFIPGHGPTSTFGQERRTNPFVADEKYG; translated from the coding sequence ATGTCCATTCAGTGCACCATTGTGCCGGTGACGCCGTACCAGCAGAACTGTTCCATCATCAAGTGCCAGTCCACGAACAAGGCGGCTATTGTCGACCCGGGCGGTGACGTCGAGCGCATTCTTGAAGCGGTCGAAAAAATGGGTGCTACCGTCGAAAAGATTATTCTCACACATGCGCACATGGACCACTGCGCTGCCGGCGATGTGCTGCGCCAGCAACTGGGTGTAAAGATTGAAGGCCCTCATGTCGAGGACAATTTCTGGCTCGAGAAGCTTCCGGAGTGGTGCAAGATGGCGGGCTTTCCCCACGCGGATGCCTTTGAGCCGGACCGCTGGCTGGACGACGGCGACACTGTCACCGTGGGTGAGCAGACACTGCAGGTGTTTCACTGCCCTGGCCATACGCCTGGTCATGTGGTGTTTCTGTATCGGCCCCAGCAGGTCGCCTGGGTTGGTGATGTGTTGTTCCAGGGGTCGATTGGACGCACTGATTTCCCGCGCGGCAACCATGAAGAACTGGTGAGCTCGATTCGCGACAAGCTGTTCCCCCTCGGCGATGACATTACGTTTATCCCTGGCCATGGTCCCACCAGCACCTTCGGCCAGGAGCGACGCACCAATCCCTTTGTGGCGGATGAGAAATATGGCTGA